One window of Tepidanaerobacter acetatoxydans Re1 genomic DNA carries:
- a CDS encoding head-tail connector protein — MVVTLEETKLYLRIDGDEEDALITNLILTAQEICEDILRYPLSEFEGTPAVLRQAVLYCVANMYEKREEAHYYMKNESGGISETIKVMKLILGNLRRENNTT; from the coding sequence ATGGTGGTAACTTTGGAAGAAACAAAACTGTATTTAAGAATAGATGGTGATGAAGAAGATGCACTCATCACTAATTTAATTCTTACTGCCCAGGAAATTTGCGAAGATATCTTGAGGTACCCCTTATCTGAATTTGAAGGAACACCGGCAGTATTAAGGCAAGCTGTTCTTTACTGTGTGGCCAATATGTATGAGAAAAGAGAGGAAGCCCACTATTACATGAAAAACGAGAGCGGCGGTATTTCAGAAACCATTAAAGTGATGAAACTGATACTTGGAAATCTTCGCAGGGAAAACAATACAACATAA
- a CDS encoding ATP-dependent Clp protease proteolytic subunit has translation MLPTAMLMIHNPVTFVWGEEADMQKGIEMLSEVKEAIINAFEAKTGLKRTQIAKMMDAETWVSAGEQWSQVLLMRFSTAS, from the coding sequence ATGTTACCTACAGCCATGCTGATGATTCACAACCCGGTTACCTTTGTTTGGGGTGAGGAAGCCGACATGCAAAAAGGCATCGAGATGCTCTCGGAAGTCAAGGAAGCCATCATCAATGCCTTTGAAGCCAAGACGGGTCTTAAGCGAACACAAATCGCTAAAATGATGGACGCCGAGACATGGGTTAGTGCAGGAGAGCAGTGGAGCCAGGTTTTGCTAATGAGATTCTCTACAGCAAGCTAA
- a CDS encoding type II toxin-antitoxin system RelE/ParE family toxin, with protein MSYKIIYTEESEWDLVNVYRYVAMNLLMPETAKKQIDRIMNAIKGLDELPLRHKLYQDEPWHSKGLRVLTVDSYLVFYIVIEEEKTVAIVRIMYGGRNIDLQLSNTKIVE; from the coding sequence ATGAGTTATAAAATTATTTATACCGAAGAATCAGAGTGGGATCTTGTAAATGTTTACAGGTATGTTGCAATGAATTTATTAATGCCAGAAACTGCGAAAAAGCAAATCGATAGAATTATGAATGCAATTAAAGGCCTGGATGAATTGCCCTTGCGGCATAAACTCTACCAAGATGAACCATGGCACAGTAAGGGCTTGAGAGTCCTTACAGTGGATAGCTATCTTGTATTTTATATAGTAATTGAAGAAGAAAAGACGGTTGCAATAGTAAGAATAATGTATGGCGGCCGTAATATAGATTTACAATTGTCAAACACAAAAATTGTTGAGTAA
- a CDS encoding type II toxin-antitoxin system RelB/DinJ family antitoxin: MSKTTSVFARVEPEIKEQAEKVLNKLGIPMSNAINIFLRQVILQNGLPFEVKITHNRPLAVEDLTPEEFNNEIEKGFNDLRAGRVVSAEKVAERINREYGHEL; this comes from the coding sequence ATGTCGAAAACCACAAGTGTTTTTGCTCGTGTCGAGCCGGAAATAAAAGAACAAGCAGAAAAGGTGTTAAATAAACTTGGCATACCTATGTCAAATGCTATTAATATTTTTTTAAGACAGGTTATTTTGCAAAACGGACTACCATTTGAAGTTAAAATTACACATAACAGACCTCTTGCAGTTGAGGATTTAACACCTGAAGAGTTTAATAATGAAATTGAAAAAGGGTTTAATGATTTAAGGGCAGGCAGAGTTGTATCTGCGGAGAAGGTAGCCGAGCGCATCAATAGGGAATATGGGCATGAGTTATAA
- a CDS encoding copper amine oxidase N-terminal domain-containing protein has protein sequence MTVKLTRFFAMVLILLIGLTGFSGTAQAQTDIIDDKSSVPIEKIELEIVLKIDDNQAFINGMPMLLDVPAMLHKDRTLVPIRFIAEAMGANVEYEHSEQKVTISSKEERELEIVLKIGDNQAFVNGVPMFLDVPAILHKDRTLVPIRFIAEAMGANVEYEHSEQKVTIQLTSRSPFADNISKMEDANKVFRAETKKIMHEVARQEKIELADIGPINVVALNNPDAKIISTAVEGVDTLTIEQLAKGSDVLFTFVQLPDGSEIPSGFYVIHVLGDPKANKWTAQFRNLDGKVVLETSAEVESRASAESGKAAAPAGVKTDISITISGSSVEFNFEGEWSIFIKTLLKIGQNGSDSTPLPDAGERIVKAAEDFAFTINDSLVQASKETGKDMLDGWMSISGGDDELFAAFTAYEDVTKLTMEQLAEGQDILFGYFRTPEDSKLLADFYNIRIVEESGRWVGQFIDHKGKVIYQGLADVKEGELQLKKKVELSAELESGEGTTTFTGDVHIGKLNIEFTIKWVRKPKP, from the coding sequence ATGACTGTAAAACTTACAAGATTTTTTGCTATGGTTTTGATTCTCTTGATCGGTTTAACGGGGTTTTCAGGCACAGCTCAGGCACAAACAGATATAATAGATGACAAATCATCAGTTCCTATAGAAAAAATAGAACTTGAAATCGTCCTTAAAATCGACGATAACCAAGCCTTTATAAATGGGATGCCTATGCTCTTAGATGTTCCTGCTATGTTGCATAAGGATCGCACCCTTGTGCCGATTCGGTTTATTGCTGAGGCTATGGGGGCAAATGTAGAGTATGAGCACAGTGAGCAGAAAGTTACTATAAGCAGTAAAGAAGAAAGAGAACTTGAAATCGTCCTTAAAATTGGCGATAACCAAGCCTTTGTAAATGGGGTGCCTATGTTCTTAGATGTTCCTGCTATCTTGCATAAGGATCGCACCCTTGTGCCGATTCGGTTTATTGCTGAAGCTATGGGGGCAAATGTAGAGTATGAGCACAGTGAGCAGAAAGTTACTATCCAATTAACTTCGCGATCTCCTTTTGCTGATAACATCAGCAAGATGGAAGATGCAAATAAAGTCTTTCGAGCTGAAACTAAAAAAATCATGCATGAGGTAGCCCGGCAAGAAAAAATTGAGCTTGCTGATATAGGACCTATCAATGTTGTAGCTTTAAATAATCCTGATGCCAAAATTATCAGCACTGCCGTCGAAGGCGTAGATACTTTAACTATTGAGCAATTAGCAAAGGGATCTGACGTTCTATTTACTTTTGTGCAGCTGCCTGATGGTTCTGAGATTCCTTCCGGATTTTACGTTATTCATGTTTTAGGCGATCCAAAGGCCAATAAATGGACAGCTCAGTTTAGGAATTTAGATGGTAAAGTAGTTCTTGAAACCTCGGCTGAAGTAGAGTCGCGAGCCTCTGCTGAATCTGGCAAGGCAGCCGCGCCTGCTGGCGTAAAAACCGATATAAGCATAACAATATCTGGCTCATCGGTAGAATTTAACTTTGAAGGGGAATGGTCAATTTTTATAAAAACTCTCCTTAAAATAGGTCAAAATGGTTCTGACTCCACACCTTTGCCAGATGCAGGAGAAAGGATTGTAAAAGCAGCAGAAGACTTCGCTTTTACTATAAATGATTCTCTTGTGCAGGCATCTAAAGAAACTGGAAAAGATATGTTAGATGGGTGGATGTCTATTTCTGGAGGAGATGATGAGCTATTTGCAGCTTTTACAGCCTATGAAGACGTGACAAAGCTTACTATGGAGCAACTTGCAGAAGGTCAAGATATTCTATTTGGCTATTTCCGCACTCCGGAAGATTCTAAGCTTTTGGCCGACTTTTATAATATTCGCATTGTGGAGGAATCCGGTCGCTGGGTTGGGCAATTTATAGATCATAAGGGGAAGGTGATATATCAGGGGTTAGCTGATGTTAAAGAGGGTGAACTTCAGCTAAAGAAAAAAGTAGAATTATCCGCTGAATTAGAATCCGGCGAAGGAACAACCACTTTTACTGGAGATGTTCATATTGGAAAACTAAATATCGAATTTACAATTAAGTGGGTAAGAAAACCCAAACCATAA
- a CDS encoding AbrB/MazE/SpoVT family DNA-binding domain-containing protein — protein sequence MSANAAERDIMDRKIISVSKKRQITIPLQFYKHLGLENEVECFLEDGRIVIQPLHREPSEFSVEILKDLVSQGYSGDELVKQFEVQSKNIKRAVTNMLEEADAIAAGEKEAANFDDIFGSED from the coding sequence ATGTCTGCAAATGCTGCAGAGCGTGATATTATGGATCGTAAAATAATCAGCGTTTCAAAGAAACGTCAGATTACCATACCTTTACAATTCTATAAACACCTTGGGCTCGAGAATGAAGTTGAATGTTTCCTTGAAGATGGTAGAATTGTTATTCAACCGCTTCATAGGGAACCTAGTGAATTTTCCGTTGAGATTCTAAAAGACTTAGTTTCCCAGGGTTACTCTGGTGATGAATTAGTAAAGCAGTTTGAAGTGCAAAGTAAAAATATCAAAAGAGCTGTTACCAATATGCTTGAAGAAGCAGATGCCATTGCAGCCGGTGAAAAAGAAGCGGCAAATTTTGATGACATTTTTGGCTCAGAGGACTGA
- a CDS encoding type II toxin-antitoxin system RelE/ParE family toxin, translated as MYEILFSSQAERFFKKIKEKPLKEAYKTALLKLSKNPYIGQPKRGDLTGIYGFDVNYNGINYEVAYTISEVDGKKIVVLLAGTRENFYEQLKRYIK; from the coding sequence ATGTACGAAATATTATTCAGTTCCCAAGCTGAGCGTTTCTTTAAAAAGATAAAGGAAAAGCCCTTAAAAGAAGCCTATAAAACGGCTCTACTAAAATTAAGTAAAAACCCTTATATCGGTCAGCCAAAACGTGGTGACCTAACCGGTATTTATGGCTTTGATGTGAACTATAACGGTATTAATTATGAAGTTGCTTATACAATCAGCGAAGTTGACGGTAAAAAGATTGTAGTGCTTCTTGCCGGAACCCGTGAAAACTTTTATGAACAGCTAAAAAGATATATTAAATAG
- a CDS encoding type II toxin-antitoxin system RelB/DinJ family antitoxin, translating to MAKKTSSVSFRIDADIKKQADELFAKLGLNMTTAFNIFLRQSIREGRIPFDITLNTPNAVTVAALLEAEQIANNSDAKRYSDVEEALRELKS from the coding sequence TTGGCCAAAAAAACATCTAGTGTTAGCTTTAGAATCGATGCCGATATTAAAAAACAGGCGGATGAACTATTTGCAAAGCTTGGACTCAATATGACTACAGCCTTCAATATTTTTCTACGCCAATCAATAAGAGAAGGCCGTATTCCCTTTGATATCACTCTAAATACCCCTAATGCTGTGACAGTCGCCGCTCTACTTGAAGCAGAGCAAATTGCTAATAACTCAGATGCTAAACGTTATTCTGATGTCGAGGAAGCGCTGCGGGAGTTAAAATCATGA
- a CDS encoding HNH endonuclease signature motif containing protein, whose translation MPRKPKMPCRYPGCPELTEDRYCPAHQKKTDREYNRTNRPYKKLYNNSRWQRLRKRHLLKHPLCVECERRGRFTPATVVDHIIPHEGRLELFWDENNIQSLCKSCHDRKTAGEGRWGKKGAVYGYR comes from the coding sequence ATGCCCAGAAAACCAAAGATGCCCTGCCGCTATCCCGGTTGTCCAGAACTAACCGAGGATAGGTATTGCCCGGCGCATCAAAAGAAAACAGATAGGGAGTACAACAGAACCAATAGACCTTACAAGAAGCTCTACAACAACAGCCGCTGGCAGCGATTAAGAAAGCGGCATCTGTTGAAGCATCCACTGTGTGTGGAGTGCGAACGAAGAGGACGCTTTACCCCGGCAACAGTGGTGGACCATATCATCCCCCACGAAGGTAGGCTGGAACTGTTCTGGGATGAGAACAATATACAATCCCTTTGCAAGTCCTGCCATGACCGCAAGACTGCCGGAGAGGGACGCTGGGGCAAGAAGGGTGCTGTGTATGGTTACAGATAA
- a CDS encoding IS1634 family transposase → MYLKKSTNKKTGRTYLSIVSSYYDKKTKQSRTATVRSIGYLDELEKKYDDPIAFFTEEVRKMNEKHYEERLPVNLKISLDESMESNYDGLKNFGYAALSKIYHELKIDTFLKNRQRHSKEKYDANAIMKLLVFSRLLYPCSKKKTFENRDMFFEKFDFSLDDIYRCLSFFNKYSDDLQFWLHERIKEQYGRNTDLVYYDVTNYYFEIDKQDELRKKGVSKEHRPDPIVQMGLFMDTNGIPITYKLFPGNAPDKTTLIPALGKIQREYSLGRIIIVADRGITTGDNIWYILSAKNGYILSYSVRSADREFKDYVLDEDGYIHKGDGFKIKSRLYPREIKVTSVRGKKLKKTVDEKQVIFYSPKYAAKAKQERAQALIKAMDLIKNPAKYNKSTSFGAAKYVKNLTFDAKTGEILESVYQHLAFDEEKLREEEKFDGYYAIVTSEYKESPEKIIEMYRGLWKIEESFKVTKSDFESRPVYLSLQEHIDAHFLTCFISLVIIRILEYRLKWKYSVTEILESLSRASCCNIKENYYLFGFYNDVLKDIGNELDIDFSKKYMKLGDIKKILGEVKKR, encoded by the coding sequence ATATATCTTAAAAAAAGTACAAATAAAAAGACTGGAAGGACCTATTTATCAATCGTTAGTAGCTATTATGACAAGAAAACTAAACAATCTCGTACAGCTACAGTTCGCTCCATTGGATATCTGGATGAGCTTGAAAAGAAATATGACGATCCTATTGCTTTTTTCACTGAGGAAGTCCGCAAAATGAATGAAAAGCATTATGAAGAAAGGCTACCCGTTAATCTTAAAATTTCTCTAGATGAATCTATGGAATCCAATTACGATGGCCTGAAGAATTTTGGCTATGCAGCTTTGAGTAAAATTTATCATGAACTTAAAATTGATACATTCCTTAAAAACAGGCAACGACATTCTAAAGAAAAATATGATGCCAATGCCATTATGAAACTACTGGTATTCTCGCGTTTGTTGTATCCTTGTTCTAAGAAAAAGACTTTTGAAAATAGGGATATGTTCTTCGAGAAGTTTGACTTTTCTTTGGATGATATTTATCGATGCCTTTCTTTTTTTAATAAATACAGTGATGATCTTCAGTTTTGGTTACATGAACGCATTAAAGAGCAGTATGGGCGCAATACTGATTTGGTTTATTACGATGTTACAAATTATTATTTTGAAATAGACAAGCAAGATGAGCTAAGGAAGAAGGGGGTTTCGAAAGAACACCGTCCGGATCCGATTGTGCAGATGGGATTATTTATGGATACAAATGGTATACCTATCACGTATAAGCTTTTCCCTGGGAACGCTCCCGATAAAACTACGTTGATTCCTGCATTGGGTAAGATCCAAAGAGAATATTCTTTAGGTAGAATTATTATTGTTGCAGATAGAGGGATAACCACAGGGGATAATATTTGGTATATCCTTTCTGCTAAAAACGGATATATATTGAGCTACTCTGTTCGATCAGCCGATAGGGAATTTAAGGATTATGTCCTTGATGAGGATGGATATATCCATAAAGGCGATGGTTTTAAAATTAAATCTAGGCTTTATCCAAGAGAAATAAAGGTGACTTCGGTGAGAGGAAAGAAGTTAAAAAAGACGGTAGATGAAAAGCAGGTGATTTTTTATAGCCCTAAGTATGCAGCCAAAGCTAAACAAGAGCGTGCGCAAGCACTGATTAAGGCAATGGATTTGATTAAGAATCCTGCAAAATACAATAAATCAACATCTTTCGGTGCTGCTAAGTATGTAAAAAACCTTACCTTCGATGCTAAAACCGGCGAGATATTGGAAAGTGTTTACCAACACTTGGCTTTTGATGAAGAAAAATTACGTGAAGAAGAAAAGTTCGACGGATATTATGCCATTGTTACTAGCGAATACAAGGAGTCTCCTGAGAAGATCATTGAGATGTACCGCGGTCTTTGGAAGATTGAAGAATCTTTTAAGGTTACAAAAAGCGATTTTGAGAGCAGACCGGTTTATCTGTCGCTGCAAGAACATATTGATGCTCATTTTTTAACTTGCTTTATATCACTTGTAATTATCAGGATACTTGAGTACAGGTTAAAGTGGAAGTATTCTGTGACAGAAATACTTGAGAGCCTTAGTAGGGCATCCTGTTGTAATATTAAGGAGAATTATTATCTTTTTGGCTTTTACAATGATGTTCTTAAAGATATCGGTAATGAGTTGGATATTGATTTTAGCAAAAAGTATATGAAACTCGGAGATATTAAAAAAATTTTAGGTGAGGTTAAAAAAAGGTGA
- a CDS encoding type II toxin-antitoxin system PemK/MazF family toxin, which translates to MSRSISLSKTQQYLEWLKTKLFLDSNAESAKRRVVKRGEVYKCYLGIGIGSEESKERPCVVLQRDRANLESPNTIVAPITHTSSTLPVVIPISPKHDSSGGVVLDGNVLLGNIVCVSKARLGDYVARLEPSEMKAVDEAIAISLDIKGYYDKLDNILNDKLVYIDKLKKRVKDLEELLAQEKKSD; encoded by the coding sequence ATGTCCAGAAGTATCAGTTTGTCCAAAACACAACAATATTTAGAGTGGCTTAAAACGAAATTATTTCTTGACTCAAATGCCGAAAGTGCAAAAAGAAGAGTAGTTAAGCGAGGCGAAGTTTATAAATGCTATCTAGGCATAGGTATTGGCAGCGAAGAGTCCAAAGAAAGACCTTGTGTGGTTTTGCAGCGAGATAGGGCTAATTTGGAATCGCCTAACACGATAGTGGCCCCGATAACCCATACTTCATCTACACTGCCCGTAGTTATACCAATAAGTCCTAAACACGATAGTTCTGGGGGCGTTGTGCTAGATGGGAATGTGTTATTGGGAAACATTGTTTGTGTAAGCAAAGCTCGATTAGGAGATTATGTCGCAAGACTAGAGCCTTCAGAAATGAAAGCTGTTGATGAAGCGATTGCAATTTCCTTGGATATTAAGGGATACTATGATAAGTTGGATAATATACTTAATGATAAGCTGGTTTATATAGACAAGCTCAAAAAAAGGGTAAAAGACTTGGAAGAGCTCTTGGCACAAGAAAAGAAATCAGATTAG
- a CDS encoding DUF1492 domain-containing protein, with translation MAKIINLENEINQEIDRFIKLKQEIMETICQVEDVNCQLVLEKRYINGRSWEDISLELGYSRSGIFRIHSEGLKEINKILKKWTKMD, from the coding sequence ATGGCTAAAATCATCAATTTGGAAAATGAAATCAACCAAGAAATAGACCGGTTTATAAAGCTAAAGCAAGAAATAATGGAGACTATTTGCCAGGTGGAAGATGTGAATTGTCAATTGGTATTGGAGAAGAGATATATTAACGGTAGGTCCTGGGAGGATATCTCCCTAGAATTAGGCTATAGCAGAAGTGGGATTTTTAGAATCCACAGTGAAGGATTAAAAGAAATCAACAAAATACTAAAAAAGTGGACTAAAATGGACTAA
- a CDS encoding type II toxin-antitoxin system MqsA family antitoxin gives MNCIICKANLIEGKVNHIVDFGEGIIIIKNVPANICKQCGEYYLDTKIASKLESIVEEIKKNKAEVFIVNYSEMVA, from the coding sequence ATGAATTGCATTATTTGCAAAGCTAATTTGATAGAGGGAAAAGTAAATCATATTGTTGATTTTGGAGAAGGAATAATCATTATAAAAAATGTGCCTGCAAATATCTGCAAGCAGTGTGGAGAGTATTATCTAGATACCAAAATAGCTTCAAAATTAGAATCCATTGTGGAAGAAATAAAGAAAAACAAAGCAGAAGTATTTATCGTAAACTACAGTGAAATGGTAGCTTAA
- a CDS encoding DUF4258 domain-containing protein gives MAFKMDDIKEALKKDKIKWSGHILTRMQQRGIKIKDIINCLSNGEIIEYYEDDYPYPSCLILGDTVDNKSIHVVCALEEDNIWMITAYYPSKSEWLDDLKTRRR, from the coding sequence ATGGCATTTAAGATGGATGATATTAAAGAGGCTTTGAAAAAAGATAAGATAAAGTGGAGTGGACATATTTTAACTAGAATGCAGCAAAGAGGAATAAAGATTAAAGATATTATAAATTGTCTTTCAAACGGAGAAATTATAGAGTATTATGAAGATGACTATCCTTATCCAAGCTGCCTTATACTAGGCGATACAGTTGATAATAAAAGTATTCATGTGGTATGTGCCTTGGAAGAGGACAATATTTGGATGATAACGGCATACTACCCGAGTAAAAGCGAATGGTTAGATGATTTAAAAACTAGAAGGAGGTAG
- a CDS encoding Ig-like domain-containing protein, with protein sequence MKKDTVITPGTPDTLKNITFTNIGSAPAVTSTSAEAKLSEDGKTLTIIASGTDYFDGQYAVLVPVAVTDTEGNPIEAYSAVVTLKDTVRPTISGPTYPDNNTVKFEFSEPMNLANAAALEGISTLKDKNGATVSITGLITLAADKKSFTLNMTGLTVGEEYKLTIVGAKDFASNLISPNPVTVSFKKQVVDNVNPEVVSVKAVYNSKLIVTFSEPIKTTGTIFKLDIGSTGSLVAVTTTNASVSDDKTVVTVDLTTAGFTSLSGLKRVDITEFQDLSGNPAIIAESAYNTLINFVADTEAPKVKAVTVETISGTRYIVVEFDEDVTVTAAALTPVTYVVDGVQKTLTSGIVAAAVTSHDKDGDGNDESVKINTENYDGSNSVMPNGKYTITLPANLVADAAGNTNALTTINVTIGDIADTTKPTVMSAVYSDNDTFIVLFSEEVTNATALNTANYTVEGEKVFVSAIFDGDKTKVKLTLRDGAIDVNGERSLEIKNIADKAGNVMDSVTLSVNFIENVKPQMLSAKIVDVDKVLVTFSEGIKATSAVPANFTVKVNGVPDPVTSVTKEDGTSVAVGDTKVLLTLTTGIANISDVVTVEIADGVIEDMNGNLNKGAKTVTATR encoded by the coding sequence GTGAAAAAAGACACAGTCATCACTCCAGGTACACCTGATACGTTAAAGAATATAACTTTCACAAATATCGGAAGTGCTCCGGCTGTTACTTCAACTTCAGCAGAAGCTAAGCTAAGTGAGGACGGCAAAACTTTAACTATAATTGCTAGCGGCACAGATTACTTTGATGGACAATACGCTGTGTTAGTTCCGGTTGCAGTAACTGATACAGAAGGTAATCCAATAGAGGCTTATTCAGCTGTTGTGACGCTTAAGGATACTGTAAGACCTACAATCAGTGGACCAACTTATCCTGACAATAACACTGTAAAATTCGAGTTTTCCGAACCTATGAATTTAGCAAATGCAGCTGCACTTGAAGGAATTTCAACATTAAAGGATAAAAATGGTGCAACTGTTTCTATTACTGGTCTTATTACCTTAGCCGCAGATAAAAAGTCATTTACACTAAACATGACAGGGTTAACAGTTGGTGAAGAATACAAATTAACCATAGTGGGAGCAAAGGACTTTGCAAGCAATCTAATTAGTCCAAACCCTGTAACAGTAAGCTTTAAAAAACAGGTTGTCGACAATGTTAATCCGGAAGTTGTTTCCGTAAAAGCTGTATATAATTCTAAATTAATAGTGACTTTTTCAGAGCCAATTAAAACAACAGGCACAATATTTAAATTAGATATTGGCTCAACCGGCAGTCTGGTAGCCGTTACTACTACAAATGCATCTGTTAGCGATGATAAGACTGTAGTTACGGTGGATTTAACAACCGCTGGTTTTACTTCATTATCAGGCTTAAAGAGAGTTGATATAACCGAATTCCAAGATCTATCCGGTAATCCTGCCATTATAGCAGAGTCGGCATACAACACTTTAATTAACTTCGTAGCCGATACCGAAGCGCCGAAGGTAAAAGCTGTAACAGTAGAAACCATCAGCGGAACAAGGTATATAGTTGTAGAATTTGACGAAGATGTTACTGTAACAGCAGCAGCGCTTACACCAGTTACCTACGTAGTAGATGGAGTTCAAAAGACATTAACTAGCGGAATTGTAGCAGCAGCCGTAACTAGTCATGATAAAGACGGCGATGGAAATGATGAGTCTGTAAAGATTAATACTGAAAACTATGATGGCAGTAACAGTGTAATGCCAAACGGCAAATACACCATTACACTACCAGCAAATTTGGTAGCAGATGCAGCAGGAAATACTAACGCACTAACTACAATAAACGTTACTATCGGCGACATTGCCGATACAACTAAGCCAACAGTAATGTCGGCTGTTTATAGTGATAATGATACTTTTATAGTATTATTTAGTGAGGAAGTTACAAATGCTACAGCATTAAATACCGCAAACTACACTGTAGAGGGCGAAAAGGTATTTGTGTCTGCGATATTTGATGGAGACAAAACAAAAGTTAAGTTAACTCTAAGAGATGGAGCTATTGACGTTAACGGTGAAAGAAGCTTAGAGATTAAGAACATAGCAGACAAAGCCGGAAACGTTATGGATTCTGTTACACTCTCTGTAAACTTTATTGAGAATGTAAAACCTCAAATGCTTTCAGCTAAAATAGTAGATGTTGACAAGGTATTGGTGACATTTAGCGAAGGAATAAAAGCTACTTCAGCTGTACCTGCTAACTTTACAGTAAAAGTTAACGGCGTTCCGGATCCAGTAACTTCTGTTACTAAAGAAGATGGGACTTCTGTAGCTGTCGGAGATACTAAAGTATTGCTAACTCTTACTACAGGAATAGCAAATATAAGCGATGTAGTAACAGTTGAGATAGCAGACGGAGTTATAGAAGATATGAACGGAAACCTTAACAAAGGTGCCAAGACAGTAACTGCTACAAGGTAA
- a CDS encoding Rpn family recombination-promoting nuclease/putative transposase has protein sequence MGIQNPHDKFFKEIFGNVEVAEDFFTNYLPQSILNIIDLETIEPQKDSFINKDLEESFSDLLFKVNINNTPGYIYFLFEHKSYPSKDIAFQLLKYMIEIWEAKVRKEQLNKLPIIIPLVIYHGTERWKASTALKEMINGYDKLPEDVKAYIPNYEYLLYDISRYTDEEIKGEAQLKIFFTTVRDIFTKSSKGAWDSIDRAIAYLKELEDKQTATEYFETLMRYIFSVDKSLTSSDVSKIVKKIETTYPEGSEVVMTLAEKLREEGLKEGLEKGMEKGLEKGMEKGLEKGLEKGKREERITTAIKLLTKKFGPLPEELKSKILKLDAVTLEVIIDGIFDYESLDDVKKYLG, from the coding sequence ATGGGAATACAAAATCCCCACGATAAATTCTTTAAGGAAATATTCGGCAATGTAGAAGTAGCAGAGGACTTTTTTACCAACTACTTGCCTCAAAGCATATTAAACATTATAGACCTTGAAACTATTGAGCCTCAAAAGGACAGCTTTATCAACAAGGACTTAGAAGAAAGCTTTTCAGATCTTCTCTTTAAGGTAAACATAAATAATACCCCAGGTTATATCTACTTTCTCTTTGAACATAAAAGCTATCCCTCAAAGGATATAGCCTTTCAACTTCTAAAGTATATGATAGAAATCTGGGAGGCAAAGGTTAGGAAGGAACAGCTAAATAAGCTTCCAATAATTATACCCCTTGTAATATACCACGGGACAGAAAGATGGAAAGCAAGTACCGCTCTTAAAGAGATGATAAATGGATATGATAAGCTTCCTGAAGATGTAAAAGCATACATACCAAACTATGAATACTTGCTTTATGATATTTCAAGGTATACAGACGAAGAAATAAAAGGGGAAGCACAACTTAAAATATTCTTTACCACAGTAAGAGATATATTTACTAAAAGTAGTAAAGGAGCATGGGATTCTATTGATAGAGCAATAGCATACCTAAAAGAACTTGAAGATAAACAAACAGCAACAGAATACTTTGAAACACTTATGCGCTATATATTCAGTGTAGACAAGAGCTTAACAAGCTCGGATGTTAGCAAGATAGTTAAGAAAATCGAAACTACTTATCCCGAAGGGAGTGAAGTTGTGATGACACTTGCTGAAAAACTTAGAGAAGAAGGCTTAAAAGAAGGATTGGAAAAAGGAATGGAAAAAGGGCTTGAAAAAGGAATGGAAAAAGGGCTTGAAAAAGGGCTTGAAAAAGGAAAAAGAGAAGAAAGAATAACTACCGCAATAAAGCTTCTAACTAAAAAGTTCGGTCCTTTGCCAGAAGAACTTAAATCCAAGATATTAAAGCTGGATGCAGTTACCCTAGAAGTTATAATTGATGGCATCTTCGACTATGAGAGCCTAGACGATGTGAAAAAGTATCTCGGTTAG